The genomic DNA TGGAAACGTTCGCAACGGGGGGCCGCGTGAGTCGCTAAACTGGGGTGTCCATGCTCCCGCCACCCCAGACTTTTATTGAACGACGGTAACCCGATGAACGACGATGACAACCGGGACCTCGCCGAATGGCTCGAAACCGATGGGCTCGGCGGTTTCGCTTCCGGTACCGTCGGTGGTCAGCGGACGCGTCGCTACCACGCGTTGCTGTTAGTCGCTGAAAAGCCTCCCGCCGAGCGTGTCGTGCTTGTCAACGGTATCGACGTCGTCGTGGAGACGGTCGAGCGAGCGTATCCGATCTCGACGCAGTACTATCGCGGTGATGTCCGTTCGCCCGACGGTGGCAAGCGGCTGGAATCGTTTTCGATCGAACCGTGGCCAACATGGCGGTTTGAGATCAGCGAGGCGGTCACGATCGTCCAAGAGCTGTTTGTTCCCGAGGGGCTGCCTGGCGTAGCCATGCGTTGGCGTGTGGAGGGACCGCGAGGTGGACTCTCCCTGCGCGTGCGACCTTTCCTCTCGGGACGGGACTTCCACGCGTTGCATCACGCCAATCCCGATTTCGATTCCACCACGCATCGCGCGGCCGGTTCGCTCTCATGGCAACCCTATCCCGACATGCCATCGATCCACGCTCAAGCGAACGCTCGGCTTGTCGAAGCGCCCGATTGGTACTACGGCTTCCTTTATACTGCCGAACGGGAGCGTGGCCTCGACGACATGGAAGACCTTGCCACGCCGGGCGAGTTCCATTGGGACTTGAATCCGCAAGACGCTTACCTATTGCTGTCGGCCAACCAGCCGATGAGTAAGCTTTCGGAAAACGAGGGCCTTTCGGCGGAGAACTGTTACGCAGCGATCGCGCAGCAGGAACGTCACCGTCGCGAACAAGCGGGGCGCGAAGCGGAGACCGTTCGTTCATATATCGTCAAGCGTGGCGCAGGGGCTTCGGTGATCGCCGGTTATCCCTGGTTCGGCGACTGGGGACGCGATACCTTCATCGCCCTCCGCGGTCTCTGTTTGACTTCGCCCGATCGGCTCGCGATCGCCCATCGGATTTTGCTGTTGTGGTCGGAGACCGTTTCGCATGGGATGCTCCCCAACCGTTTTCCCGATCGCGGCGACACGCCCGAATACAACGCGGTCGATGCTTCGCTGTGGTACATCGTGGCGGTTCAAGAGTGCTTCGACGCCCACCGTCGTGAAAAGCGAGGGCTTCCGCATGAAGAGACGACCCGTCTGTTGGCCGCCGTCGATGCGATCTTGGATGGTTATACCGCAGGGACACGTTACGGCATCCGGATGGACGACGATGGTTTGATCGCGGCGGGAGAGTCAGGCGTGCAGCTGACTTGGATGGATGCCAAAGTCGGCGATTGGGTCGTCACTCCGCGGATCGGCAAGCCGGTTGAAATCCAAGCCCTTTGGATCAACGCCCTCGCGTTTGCAAGCCGTTACGACCGCGATCGGCGTTCGCAGCTGGAAATCGCCCAAGCATCGTTTACTAAAAAGTTCTGGAACGAAGCCGACGGGTACCTTCACGATATCGTCGATCTCGACCACGTATCGGGAAGCGTCGACGCGGCGTTTCGTCCCAATCAGATCTTCGCCGCCGGCGGGCTGCCGGTCGCGCTGTTGGACGACGAAAAGTGCCGACGCGTGGTCGAAGCGGTCGAAGCTCAATTGCTCACTCCCATCGGCCTGAGATCGCTCGCCCCCGGTCATCCCGATTACAAGCCGCGCTATCAAGGCGACCTGCGAACTCGCGATGCCGCGTATCATCAAGGGACGGTCTGGCCGTGGTTGATGGGCCCGTTTGTCGAAGCGTGGCTGAAAGTCCAACATGGTTCGGACGCTGCCAAGTCGCAGGCAAAGCAAAGGTTCTTGCAACCCATGCAGGAACATTTGCAACAAGCGGGGCAGGGGCATATCAGCGAAGTCGCCGACGCCGAACCGCCTCACACCCCGCGCGGCTGCCCCTTCCAAGCCTGGTCGTACGGCGAATATCTGCGGATCAAGGCAATGGTTCAGTGATCGCGTTTCCGCGACACTGTGGTTCCAATCGTGTATGCTGGTGTGGTTGTGCGTGTCGACGCACTTCACCCTCCCGCGGCTTGCTGTGGGAGGGTCGATAAACGAGCCTTCAGCGAGTTTTTCGGGGAGGGCTTACCGGAACGCCCCGCGCGGGTTCGGACCTCCGGCGACTTGTTGGAATAGGAACTCTACAGTCAGCCCCACCTTCCAACTTCCTACCACCTTTCAGCATTGATGTTCGCGCCTAATGCGATCTCTAAACGCTCGCCTCCCACCAGGTAAACCCGTGATCCGCTATTTCACGCAGCTTGTCGCATGTTGCTCGATCCTTTCGGTCGCTGACGCAGCGGAACAGCCTATCGATTTCGGACGCGCGATCCGTCCGATCCTGGCCGATAAATGTTTTGCCTGTCATGGTCCCGATCCCGAGCATCGCGAAGCCGACCTGCGGTTGGACATCGCGCCGCCAGCGGATTCGTCGACGATCGTCCCCGGCAAACCGGAGGAGAGCGAATTGGTAGCGCGGATCCTTTCGGCCGATCCCGATCTGCAGATGCCGCCGGCGGGGACCGGCAAACCGTTGACGGATCAGGAAATCGAGTTGCTGCAACATTGGATCGCTGAGGGAGCCCAATACCAACAGCACTGGGCATTTGTTCCGCCGACACGTCCCACGGTTCCTTTCGCCATCGATCGGGCAAAGCCATCCACCACGGAGACGTCTGCCGACACGCAAGTCACAACTTCTGAAACGCTTCGCAATTGGATCCGCAATCCGATCGATGCGTTTGTTTTGCAGCGACTGAAGAAAGAAGGAATTGTGCCTTCTCCCGAAGCGGACCGCGTGACGTGGCTGCGACGGTTGAGTCTCGATTTGATCGGCTTGCCACCAACGATCGCGGAGGTCGATGCGTTTGCGGCCGATCGATCGCCCGACGCCTTTGATACGCAGATCGAACGCCTGCTCAATTCGCCTCACTTCGGTGAACGTTGGGGAAGGATCTGGTTGGACGCGGCCCGTTACGCCGATTCGAACGGCTACGAAAAAGACGCCCCGCGTCAAATGTGGTTCTATCGCGATTGGGTCGTCGACGCGTTGAATCGGAATATGCCCTACGACGATTTCATCGTGCAACAGATCGCGGGGGATCTGATTCCCGATGCGACGCAAGCGAATCTTGTCGCCACTGGTTTCCTGCGGAACTCGATGGTCAACGAAGAGGGGGGCGCCGACCCGGAGCAATTCCGGATGGAAGGGATGTTCGACCGGATGGATGCGATCGGCAAGAGCGTCTTGGGACTGACGACTCAGTGCGCCCAATGCCATACGCACAAATACGATCCGTTGACGCACGAAGGCTACTACCGCATGTTTGCCTTTTTGAACAACACGTACGACGCGATCATCCCGGTCTACACACCTGAAGAGCAGCAGCGGATCGATTCGATCGAGGCGGAGATCGCTGCGATCGAAACGGAGCTGAAGGATTCGATGCCCGATTGGCGGGAGCAACTGCAAGCGTGGGCTGCCGATTCGCAAAAATCGGTGGGCGATTGGCAAGTCCTGACGCCTAGCGACATCCCGTACGAAGGACAGAAGTTTCGCGTGCTCGACGATTCGTCGATCGTCAGCGAAAGTTACGCACCGGCCAACTCGGCACCTCAATTTGGGATGACGACCACCGCGGAAAAGATCAGCGCGATCCGAGTCGAATTGCTGACGCATCCTCAATTGCCGCGACGTGGTCCGGGGCGTTCGGTTCGCGGCACCGCGGCGCTGACGGAGATGACAGTCTATGTCGCTCCGTTGGATCAGCCCGAGAAGCGGACCAAGGTGAAGATCGTTTCTGCGACCGCCGACGTCAATCCGGCGGAAGCACCGCAACCGGATTACCTGATCAATATCAGGGCCAAAGGTGGCGACAAACGTGTCACCGGGCCGATCGCCTATGCCATCGATGGGGATAAGAAAACGGCGTGGAGTACCGATCTCGATCCCGGTCGACGGAACCAACCACGCAAGGCGGTCTTTGTCTTCGAGCAACCGGTTGGGTTTCCGCAGGGTACCGTTCTGACGATCCAGCCCGAGATGCGGCATGGCGGTTGGAACAGCGATGACAACCACAATTGCCTGATGGGACGCTATCGGTTTTCGCTGACGACCGACGCGGCGCCGGTCGCCGATCCCGTGCCCCATGCGGTCCGCGAGATCTTGGCGAACTCGCCAGACTTCGACACGCCCGAACAACTGGCGGCAGTGTTCAGCTACTGGCGAACGACAGTCGTCGACTGGGCCGATGCCAACGCAAAGATCGAAGCGTTGTGGAAGAGCTACCCCGAGGGGTCGAACCAGTTGGTGTTGGAGCAGCGGCTCGCCAAGCGGACGACATCGATCCTCGATCGAGGCGACTTTCTTAGCCCCAAGCAGGTTGTGGAACCGGGCGTGCCGGAGTTCTTGCATCCATTGGATCCATCGGCTCCGCCAACTCGAATGACGTTTGCTCGTTGGTTGGTCGACAAGCGATCCCCGACGACCGCGCGTTCGATTGTGAATCGGATCTGGCAGGCCTACTTTGGAATCGGACTCGTCGAGACGAGCGACGACTTCGGCTTGCAGAGCGCTCCGCCATCGCATCGCGAACTGTTGGATTGGCTGGCCGTTGAACTGATGGAAAACGATTGGCAACTGAAGTCGATTCATCGGTTGATCGTCTCCTCGGCGACCTACCGCCAATCGTCGAACGTGAGCCCGTCGGGCGTGGTCGCGTCCAAGTCGAGCTCTTATGAAGAAGATCCCTACAACCGCCTGCTCGCTCGCGGGCCGCGGTTCCGCGTCGATGCAGAGATCGTCCGCGACATTACGCTGTCGGCCAGTGGATTGCTGAACACTCAGCTCGGCGGGCCGTCGGTTTATCCACCCGCTCCTGGTCTGTTGTTCCAACCGCCCGCCAGCTATGGGCCCAAGACATGGAATGAAGCGACCGGCGAAGATCGCTATCGCCGTGGACTCTATACATTCCGCTTCCGTAGCGTCCCCTATCCGATGCTCGACGCGTTCGATGCCGATCCGGGGAACGTGTCGTGCGTTCGGCGGAATCGATCCAATACGCCGCTGCAAGCGTTGACGCTGTTGAATGAACCGCTGTCGATGGAGTGCGCGATCGCATTGGCGAAGCGAATCGTTAAATCGGAGCAGGCCGATGATGCGAGCCGATTGCGGTTTGCTTTCCGAACCTGTGTGGCGCGTCAGCCGACAACCAACGAATTGCAAACGTTGCAAAACTTGTTGGACAAGCAGCGGCAACGGATTGCGAGCGACGAAGTCGATGCTGCCAAGATTGTTCAATCGCCCGAAGCGGCTTCGGACGACGTCGACCAGCTGGCTGCGTGGACTTTGGTTTCCCGCGTGCTGCTGAGTCTCGACGAAACGATGACCAAAGAGTGACGTTTTGCAGTGACTGTAATTCCGTGAACTCCGTTGACTGAAGCTCTCCTAAACGCCTCCCTTTTTGTGAATCCCAATCGATGACTACAAACCCCATCTCGCGACGCTGGTTCATGCAGGATTGTGGCGTCGGGCTCGGTTCGATCGCCTTGGCGAGTCTGATCAACGAATCGGCGGCGGCTGCGGCGGATGATCCGATGGCCGTGAAGACGCCTCATTTTCCTGGCAAAGTGAAAAACGTCATCTTCCTGTTTATGGCGGGGGCGCCGAGCCAGTTCGAGCTGTTCGATAACAAGCCCGAGCTGGCGAAGTTCGATGGGCAGTTGCCGCCGGCGGAGTTGTTGGAAGGTTATCGGGCGGCCTTCATCAATCCGAACTCCAAACTGCTGGGGCCGAAATTCAAGTTCGCCAAGCATGGCCAATCGGGTGCAGAGATCTCGGAGCTGTTGCCTTACACCGCCGCGGTTGCCGACGACCTGACGATCATCAAATCGATGAAGACCGACGCGTTCAACCACGCTCCGGCACAGATCATGATGAACACCGGATCGCAGCTGTTCGGCAAACCGAGCCTCGGTGCCTGGTCGCTGTATGGGCTCGGCAGTGAATCGCGGGACCTGCCCGGTTTTGTCGTCTTCAGCTCCGGAACGAAAGGCCCCAGCGGAGGATCCAGCAATTGGGGCAGCGGCTATCTGCCGACGGTCTATCAAGGCGTCCAGCTGCGCAGCGTCGGCGATCCGGTGCTCTACCTGTCGAATCCCGCCGGCATCGACTCCCGCGTGCAACGCGATTCGTTGGACGCGATTTCGGAACTGAATCGCCAGCGGCTGGCTGTGACCGGCGATCCCGAGATCGCCACCCGGATCAATTCGTTTGAGATGGCGTATCGGATGCAATCGAGTGCGCCCGAGTTGATGGACATCTCGACCGAGACGCAGGAGACGTTGGACCTGTACGGTGTGAAGCCGGGCGAATCGTCGTTTGCAAAGAACTGTCTGTTGGCGCGGCGGCTGGTCGAAGGGGGAACACGGTTTGTGCAGCTGTTCCATGAAGCGTGGGACCAACACGGCAACCTGACCAAAGACATCCAGAAGAATTGTCTGGCGACCGACCAGGGCTGTGCCGCGTTGATTCAAGATCTCAAGCAACGGGGGATGCTCGACGAAACGTTGGTTATCTGGGGCGGCGAGTTCGGCCGCACGCCGATGGTGCAAGGTGGCGGCAACGACGGCCGCGATCATCATCCCAATGCGTTCACGATGTGGATGGCCGGGGGCGGAATGAAACCGGGGATCACGTACGGCGGGACCGACGATCTGGGGTTCAATTCGGTCATCGACCCGATCCACGTCCGCGATCTGCACGCCACGATCCTGCATCAATTGGGCTTCGACCACCAACGCTTGACCTTCAAGTTTCAAGGGCTCGAGCAACGGCTCACCGGCGTCGAGGAAGCGCATGTGATCGACGACATCCTCGGGTGAGCAACTTCTCGCAAGGAGAAGCAGGAATAGCAGCGGGGCGACTGCAACCGTCGTAGGGAACAGTTTTGGTTGCCCCTATTGGCTATGCTTGGGCCGTAGGGGAAATCGTTTAATTTCTCGGGTAACGTTCCGCTGGCGGCCTGGGTTTGCTGCCGAATGCACCTTAGTGGCGCGATAATGGCGGCGATTCGGTTCTTGACACCCGCATCCCCTCGAATGTAGCATGTCGTACATCTGATGGTCCGATATATGATCGGGGCGTTTTTTTTCCGACATTTGTAAAGGCAAGTACGAATGAAACAGCGTGAAGATCGTACCCGGAACAGGGGGTTCACCCTCGTCGAACTGTTGGTCGTGATTGCGATCATCGGAATTCTGGTTGGCTTGCTTCTTCCGGCGGTACAAGCCGCCCGCGAAGCGGCACGTCGGATGCAATGTTCCAACCAATCGAAACAGTTGGCCCTTGCATTGCATAACTATCATGACACCCACCGCGCATTTCCTGCCGGGCTGATGAACACGATTTCGTATTGGCCTGGTGATCCCGCGTTAGGCGCGTCGGCACGAGGTGGATGGTTTGGTCCAATCTTGCCGTTCGTCGAAC from Rosistilla carotiformis includes the following:
- a CDS encoding amylo-alpha-1,6-glucosidase yields the protein MNDDDNRDLAEWLETDGLGGFASGTVGGQRTRRYHALLLVAEKPPAERVVLVNGIDVVVETVERAYPISTQYYRGDVRSPDGGKRLESFSIEPWPTWRFEISEAVTIVQELFVPEGLPGVAMRWRVEGPRGGLSLRVRPFLSGRDFHALHHANPDFDSTTHRAAGSLSWQPYPDMPSIHAQANARLVEAPDWYYGFLYTAERERGLDDMEDLATPGEFHWDLNPQDAYLLLSANQPMSKLSENEGLSAENCYAAIAQQERHRREQAGREAETVRSYIVKRGAGASVIAGYPWFGDWGRDTFIALRGLCLTSPDRLAIAHRILLLWSETVSHGMLPNRFPDRGDTPEYNAVDASLWYIVAVQECFDAHRREKRGLPHEETTRLLAAVDAILDGYTAGTRYGIRMDDDGLIAAGESGVQLTWMDAKVGDWVVTPRIGKPVEIQALWINALAFASRYDRDRRSQLEIAQASFTKKFWNEADGYLHDIVDLDHVSGSVDAAFRPNQIFAAGGLPVALLDDEKCRRVVEAVEAQLLTPIGLRSLAPGHPDYKPRYQGDLRTRDAAYHQGTVWPWLMGPFVEAWLKVQHGSDAAKSQAKQRFLQPMQEHLQQAGQGHISEVADAEPPHTPRGCPFQAWSYGEYLRIKAMVQ
- a CDS encoding PSD1 and planctomycete cytochrome C domain-containing protein translates to MIRYFTQLVACCSILSVADAAEQPIDFGRAIRPILADKCFACHGPDPEHREADLRLDIAPPADSSTIVPGKPEESELVARILSADPDLQMPPAGTGKPLTDQEIELLQHWIAEGAQYQQHWAFVPPTRPTVPFAIDRAKPSTTETSADTQVTTSETLRNWIRNPIDAFVLQRLKKEGIVPSPEADRVTWLRRLSLDLIGLPPTIAEVDAFAADRSPDAFDTQIERLLNSPHFGERWGRIWLDAARYADSNGYEKDAPRQMWFYRDWVVDALNRNMPYDDFIVQQIAGDLIPDATQANLVATGFLRNSMVNEEGGADPEQFRMEGMFDRMDAIGKSVLGLTTQCAQCHTHKYDPLTHEGYYRMFAFLNNTYDAIIPVYTPEEQQRIDSIEAEIAAIETELKDSMPDWREQLQAWAADSQKSVGDWQVLTPSDIPYEGQKFRVLDDSSIVSESYAPANSAPQFGMTTTAEKISAIRVELLTHPQLPRRGPGRSVRGTAALTEMTVYVAPLDQPEKRTKVKIVSATADVNPAEAPQPDYLINIRAKGGDKRVTGPIAYAIDGDKKTAWSTDLDPGRRNQPRKAVFVFEQPVGFPQGTVLTIQPEMRHGGWNSDDNHNCLMGRYRFSLTTDAAPVADPVPHAVREILANSPDFDTPEQLAAVFSYWRTTVVDWADANAKIEALWKSYPEGSNQLVLEQRLAKRTTSILDRGDFLSPKQVVEPGVPEFLHPLDPSAPPTRMTFARWLVDKRSPTTARSIVNRIWQAYFGIGLVETSDDFGLQSAPPSHRELLDWLAVELMENDWQLKSIHRLIVSSATYRQSSNVSPSGVVASKSSSYEEDPYNRLLARGPRFRVDAEIVRDITLSASGLLNTQLGGPSVYPPAPGLLFQPPASYGPKTWNEATGEDRYRRGLYTFRFRSVPYPMLDAFDADPGNVSCVRRNRSNTPLQALTLLNEPLSMECAIALAKRIVKSEQADDASRLRFAFRTCVARQPTTNELQTLQNLLDKQRQRIASDEVDAAKIVQSPEAASDDVDQLAAWTLVSRVLLSLDETMTKE
- a CDS encoding DUF1501 domain-containing protein, which encodes MTTNPISRRWFMQDCGVGLGSIALASLINESAAAAADDPMAVKTPHFPGKVKNVIFLFMAGAPSQFELFDNKPELAKFDGQLPPAELLEGYRAAFINPNSKLLGPKFKFAKHGQSGAEISELLPYTAAVADDLTIIKSMKTDAFNHAPAQIMMNTGSQLFGKPSLGAWSLYGLGSESRDLPGFVVFSSGTKGPSGGSSNWGSGYLPTVYQGVQLRSVGDPVLYLSNPAGIDSRVQRDSLDAISELNRQRLAVTGDPEIATRINSFEMAYRMQSSAPELMDISTETQETLDLYGVKPGESSFAKNCLLARRLVEGGTRFVQLFHEAWDQHGNLTKDIQKNCLATDQGCAALIQDLKQRGMLDETLVIWGGEFGRTPMVQGGGNDGRDHHPNAFTMWMAGGGMKPGITYGGTDDLGFNSVIDPIHVRDLHATILHQLGFDHQRLTFKFQGLEQRLTGVEEAHVIDDILG